The window TTTTATTCATCAACATTAAAACCAAAGCTTAAAATCTAAATTAGTGATTTAGTCTTAATTTCCTTTAACTGAGAAATAATTTGTATAAAGACACTGAGTATATTACAATATTTGTAAAGTATTCAGTGCTTTTTAATGTGCGCAAAAACAAATGGAGGTTATTTATGTCAACGGCTTTTTCATATTCAATAGCAGTTTTTATTATAATATTTATTGCGGGTTTTGCAGTTAATCTTCTGAAACAGCATTATATATTTCAGTTGCTGGGAATAGCCTTCTTTTTTACGTACATTATAATCAATAGCGCTGTTTACATGGAAAGAACCTCCGAAACAACATTTAAAACTCTTTTTTTCAGGTCAATGCCATCTCTTTTCGGCATATCTGCCTGTCTTATAACTATGACTCTGGGATTTTGGCTGTATCCCGTTCTGAGGAAAAAAATCAGACAATGAAATAGATAAAATATAATTAAACCTCCCTGCCTAAATATGCTATAATAAGAATATTGTTGTTATTTTTTAGGTAATATTTACATTGTTATAACACTCATGGAGGTTTTAAATATGAATGAGAAAGTCAAGGACATTGCTGTCAGAATAAAGGGACTCAGACTTCTAGCCGGGTCTACCGAGGAAGAAGTTGCGGAGCAGCTGGGAGTTATGCTTGCACAATATAAATCGTACGAAAATGCCGAAGACGATATTCCTGTCAGCCTTTTATATGAGCTTGCAGAGATTTATAAGGTCAACATTACTGAAATTTTAACAGGAACATCACCTAAGCTTCATGATATATGCCACGTCAAAAAAGGTGAAGGTCTCAAAGTTGAAAGATTTGACCAGTACAGCTTTGAAAGTCTTGCTTACAAATATTCCAACAGAAAAATAGAGCCTATGCTTGTTGTACTTGATCCCGGAAACAGCCCTGAAATGGTTTCTCATAAAGGACAGGAATTCAATTACTGTCTTGAAGGGAAAATGCAGGTGCAAATAGGGAAAGAAAAATTTGATTTGGAACCAGGGGATTCTTTATATTTCAACTCTTCAATTCCTCACAAACAGATTGCCTTGGATGGTAAGGAAGCCAGATTCCTTACAATAATTTTACTTTAAAAAATATGGTTTAAATGTATTGGGAGGATATACAAATGAGTCTGGAAACACGATATTTGAATAAAACTGATTTTGAGTCCTATGAGGATTTTAGAGAGAACTTTAAGCTGAACGTTCCAGCTAACTTCAACTTTGCTTATGACATTATAGATGAGTATGCGAAACAAGAACCTGACAGACTTGCTTTGGTTTGGTGTGATGACAACGGAAACGAAAAGAAGTTTACTTTCGGAGAACTGAAGTACTGGTCTGACAAGACTGCCAATTACCTGATTGCCAACGGATTGGGCAAAGGCGACAAGGTAATGTTTATATTGAGAAGAAGATATGAATTTTACTTCTTTGCATTTGCGGCCATGAAAATAGGCGTTACCTTTATTCCATCTACAAATCAACTGATGAAGAAAGATATAGTGTACAGAAATAATGCAGCTGAAGTAAAGGCTATTATAGCATATAATGATGCGGCAATTATAGAACATGTTGAAAATTCTATGGAAGATTCACCTACAGTTAAAAAGTACATAATGGTTGGAGGCAACAAGGATAAATGGCAGGATTATGATAAGGAAATAGACGAATGTTCCCATAACTGGATTAGGCCTGCGGGTGAAAAGGATACTCTAAATAAGGATTATATGATAATATACTTTACTTCGGGTACCACAAGCATGCCAAAAATGGCAATACATGATTTTACATATCCTCTTGGACATATTGTTACTGCCAAGTACTGGCACAGAGTTGTTGATAATGGACTGCATCTGACAGTTGCGGATTCAGGTTGGGCAAAGTTTGCATGGGGCAAGCTTTTTGGACAATGGATATGCGGTGCAGTACAATTTTTATACGATATGGATAGATTTGATCCTTGCAAATTGCTCGAAAAAATAGAAAAATATCAAATAAAGACTTTTTGTGCTCCACCTACAATTTACAGGTTTATGCTTCAGCATGATATTACAAAGTATGATTTATCATCACTGACTCACTGCTCAACAGCAGGGGAACCTTTGAATCCTGAGATTTTCAACAGATTCAAAAAACTGACGGGACATGAAATACTGAACGGATTCGGACAGACTGAAACAACTGTAATTGTAGCAAACTACGAATGGTTGCCGGTAGATCCCGGTGCTATGGGGATGCCGAATCCTGCTTACAACATAGATGTAGTGGATGAGGATGGAAATTCCTGTCCTGTTGGAGTGGAAGGTGAATTGGTAATAAGAGATGTTGATACCAACAAGCCAGCAGGCTTGTTTTGCGGATATTATAAAGATTCTGAATCAACGGGGAGAGTGTGGTATAATAACACATACCATACTGGCGATGTTGTTTACAAGGACGAGCATGGCTATCTGTGGTTTGTAGGAAGAAATGATGATGTTATAAAAGCATCCGGCTACAGGATAAGTCCTTTTGAAGTAGAAAGTGCTGTAATTGAGCATCCGTCAGTAGTTGAATGTGCTGTTACGGGAGCACCTGACAGTATCAGGGGTACGGTTGTAAAGGCAACAATTGTTCTTGCAAAAGGTTATCAGCCTTCGGATGAGTTGAAAAAGGAAATTCAGAATTATGTAAAGAAAGTTACGGCACCATATAAATACCCAAGAATAATAGAGTTTGTTGATGAATTACCAAAAACAATTAGTGGAAAAATAAAAAGAGCACAGCTTCGACAGGATGATCATAAAAAGTTTGAATCTTCATGATTCAAACATCCAAATCATCATAGAAGCTAATGTTTCATATGAATTGGAAGGATTATCTTATGAATGATAAAACTCAAAGAGTACTTGAATTTTATAAAATTATTGATAAATTAAAAGGCTTGACCGCATCTGAATTGGGGAGGGAGCTTGTTTTAGAGCTAACTCCTCAAACTGATTTCATGACGGTTGAAAAAATGCTGTCAGAGACAAATGACGGAGTAAGTTGTGTGTTAAAAAGGGGCTCACCGCCCCTCGGAGGAATAACTGATATCAGGTTAACTCTAAAAAGACTTGATATGGGAGGAGTCTTAAACCCCGGAGAATTACTACGCCTTGCAGGTGTACTTAGAGCTGCCAGAAGGCTAAAAGGATATATCAACGATAGACTGGATGATAATAAAACTAATGTGGTCCATGAACTGATATCCTGTCTTGAGTCAAATCAAAGGTTGGAACAGAAGATTGATAGCTGCATATTAAGTGAAGATGAAATTGCTGATAGTGCAAGCCCTGCACTAAGCAGTATCAGACGACAGATTAAAGAACAGCAGGCGTCTATTAAGGATAGGTTAAACTCAATTATTCGTTCCACAAAATACCAGAAGTTTATTCAAGAATCTGTTGTAACCATGAGGGGGGACAGGTATGTAATCCCTGTAAAACAGGAGCATAAGGGAGATATACCCGGATTGGTACATGATTCTTCTGCCAGTGGGGCTACGTTATTTATTGAACCAATGGCAGTAGTTGAAGCAAACAACAGTATTAAACAGCTTAGGGTCAAGGAACAAACGGAGATAGACAGGATACTTGCAGAGCTGTCTCAGGATGCTTCTCTAATATTGCCGCAACTAAATGCAAATATGAGTATAATGGCAAGACTTGATTTCATTTTTGCAAAGGCGAAACTGGCTGTAGATTATAAATGTATTTGTCCTGTAATTAATGATACCGGCAAAATTATTATTAAAAAAGGAAGACATCCTCTCCTTGATCCTCAAAAAGTAATACCTATTGATTTCTGGATTGGTGATAAATTCAGTTCATTGATTGTTACCGGGCCTAATACAGGGGGTAAAACTGTTTCCCTTAAAACAGTGGGACTGTTTACATTAATGGTACAGTCGGGGCTTCTGATTCCTGCAAACGAAGGAACGGAGATGAGTGTTTTCGAAAAGATTTATGCAGATATCGGGGACGAGCAGAGCATTGAACAAAGCCTTAGTACATTTTCATCCCATATGAAGAATATTGTGGATATACTTGACGGTGTCAACAACAAGTCGTTGATATTGCTGGATGAACTGGGGGCGGGAACAGACCCTACAGAAGGGGCTGCTCTGGCTATGTCAATTCTTGAATCTCTGCATCGTATGGGTGCTACGACTCTGGCAACCACACACTATAGCGAACTCAAGGTTTATGCTATTTCTACTGCCGGAGTTGAAAATGCATCCTGCGAATTTGACGTGGAAACGCTGAGGCCTACCTACAGACTTCTTATAGGTGTGCCGGGAAAGAGTAATGCTTTTGCCATTTCAAAAAGGCTTGGTCTGACAGATGACATAATAGAAAGGTCAAAGGAATTTCTGTCTCAGGAGGATATAAGGTTTGAGGATATACTCTTAAGTATAGAAAAGAACCGAAGCGAGGCCGAAAAAGAGAAAATGCGTGCCGAAAGCTACAGACAGGAGGCAGAACGACTTAAAAAGGATTTGGAGGATCAAAAAAGAAGATTAGCAACCCAGAAGGAAAGCGAACTTCGAAAGGCTCGTGAAGAAGCACGACGGATTCTGACAGATTCAAAACATCAGGCAGACGAGTTGGTTTCTGAAATGAAAAGACTGGCAAAGGAGCAGGAAGAGGCTGAAGTACGAAGACAAACAGAGGAGCTTCGTCAAAGACTTAACAAGAGTATAAACAAATTAGATGATTCTCTGGTTGAGTCCATAATGCCAAGACAGGGGCTTGTGAAACCGCCTAAAAATCTCAAACCTGGTGATACTGTATTAATAGTTAACCTTAATCAAAAGGGGACAATTCTGGCAATACCTGATAAGAACGGGGAAGCACAGGTTCAGGCTGGGATTATGAAAATAAATGTTCATATTTCAAACCTTAAATTGGTAGATGAGCAAAAACAGCAGATACAAAGAACCGGGATGGGTAAAATAGGTGTTTCTAAAGCACAAAATATGTCAACTGATATTGATTTGCGTGGGATGATGCTCAGCGAGGCCGTTGACGTTGTTGATAAATATTTAGATGATGCAAGTATAGCAGGTATGGGGGAAGTAACTCTTATACACGGAAAAGGCACAGGAGCTTTGAGAGCCGGACTTCATCAACACCTGAAGCATAATCCTCATATTAAAAGCTTCAGAATAGGCAAGCTTGGTGAGGGCGAAAATGGTGTTACAGTTGTGGAACTTAAATAACTTATGCCCGAAACCTCCAAAAGGTTGACAATTTAGACACGGTAAATTAGAATAATTAGTGGCTTTTTACTTTATATTAGATATATTGTTTAATATGGCTTAAAAAGAAGGTTAATTATAGATAATAAATTAGGAAGTAGTGAAGGAGAGTTTTTGTGGATATCAGACAAGATATAAAGAACATAGCAATAATAGCACACGTTGACCATGGAAAGACCACTCTGGTTGATGCTATGCTCAGACAGAGCGGTATTTTCAGAGAAAACGAGGCTGTTGCTGAAAGAGTAATGGATTCCAATGACCTTGAAAAGGAAAGAGGAATAACAATACTTGCAAAAAATACTGCTGTCAACTATAACGGAACAAAAATAAATATCGTTGATACTCCGGGCCATGCTGACTTCGGTGGAGAAGTTGAACGTGTACTGAAAATGGTTGATGGTGTTTTACTATTAGTTGATGCTTTTGAAGGTGCAATGCCGCAGACAAGGTTTGTACTTAAAAAAGCATTGCAACTGAACTTAAAACCAATTGTTGTTGTAAATAAAATTGACAGACCTGAAGCAAGACCGGAGGAAGTAGTAGACGAAGTTCTGGAATTGTTTATAGAATTGGGAGCTGATGATGATCAGTTGGAATTCCCGGTTATTTATGCTTCTTCAAGAGAAGGTTTTGCAGTTTGTGACCTTGGCGGGGAAAGAAGAGATTTAAAGCCCCTGTTTGATGTAATTATAGACAAGGTGCCTTCACCTCAGGGCGAACTGGACGGAACTCTTCAGCTGTTGGTTTCAAACATTGACTATGATGAATATGTGGGAAGAATAGCTATAGGAAGAGTTGAGAGAGGCTCAGTAAAACTTGGACAGCCTGCAATAATTTGTAAAAAAGAAGGAAATCAGCTTAACGCCAGAATAACTAAGCTGTATTGCTATGAAGGTCTAAAGAGAATTGAAACTGCAGAAGCAAAGCTGGGTGATATAGTTGCGGTTTCCGGTGTAGGTGATGTTACTATCGGAGACACAATATGTGAAATGGGTGCACCGGATCCGTTACCTTTTGTTGCTATTGACGAACCAACTTTGTCAATGACATTCAGTGTAAATAACAGTCCTTTTGCAGGAAGAGAAGGTACATTTGTAACTTCAAGACATTTGAGAGATAGACTTTTTAAAGAGCTGGAAACAAATGTAAGTTTAAAGGTTGAAGAAACTGATTCTGCTGATGCTTTTGTTGTATCAGGAAGAGGAGAACTTCATCTATCAATATTGGTTGAAACTATGAGAAGACAGGGATATGAATTTCAGGTTTCAAAGCCTTCGGTTATTAACAAAGAAATAGACGGCGTATTAATGGAGCCTATAGAATACCTGATGATAGACGTTCCTGAAGAATTCATGGGAACAGTAATGGAAAAACTAGGACAAAGAAAATCCGATATGGTTAATATGACATCTGCAAACCAAGGTTATATGAGACTTGAATTCAAGATTCCTGCAAGAGGATTGATTGGATACAGGTCTGAATTGCTTACCGATACAAAAGGAAATGGAATAATGAACCACGTATTCCACGGATATGAACCATATAGGGGCGAAATTCCTACAAGGTCAAGAGGCTCACTGATTGCCTGGGAGGATGGAGAAGCTGTTACTTACGGCTTGTACAATGCTCAGGAAAGAGGAACTCTTTTCATAACACCCGGAACAAAGGTTTATGAAGGCATGATTGTAGGTGAGAATGCCAGATATGACGATTTGGTTGTTAATGTATGTAAGAAGAAGCATGTTACAAATATGAGAGCTTCCGGGTCAGATGATTCCTTGAGGTTGACACCTCCTACAAATTTAAGCTTGGAGCAGGCACTGGAATTTATTGCTGAAGATGAGCTTGTAGAGATGACTCCAAAGAGTATCCGTTTAAGAAAAAAAGTACTGGATACTGAATCAAGAGCGAAAATGAGAAGCAAAATGTAATTGCCGGGAATATGGACAAAATTTAAAAAGAATATTATAGTATTTATTATACGAGCTTTTGAATTTTTAGAATGGAGTCACATATTTGATGGATAGAAGATTAAAAGTATCATTGACAGGGATACTGACTGTGATTGTCGGGGTATTACTATCAATCCCCAACATCATGAATTATTTCGGAACTCTGTTAAAAGGCTTTGATGCTAAGTTTGGTTTGCTTAATGCATTGTTAACGGCAGTAGGCCTTACATTGGTTGTTTTTGGCTTGTTTATAATATCAGCCGGATTAAGGAAAATGTCCTTCTGGCTGACCATTTTTATTGTTTTTGTGTTTATTTTCACTGTGGGAGCCGTTATAACATTTAGAAGTACGGTTTCCACCGATACATCCGAAACAGTAACTAAAGAAGTCAAAATAAAGGCTGATTCCAAAGGTGCGAAGATGGTTGATATACCTATGGGTTCAGATACAAAAACTATTGCTGGGATACTTTCAAAAGATGGCATTATCAGTAAACCGCAGATTTTTACACTAGTGTCAAAAATTAACGGCTTTGACGGTAAGTATCAGGCGGGAACTCACATTTTGAAACCCGGACTGGAATTCAATACTATAATGACAATTCTTACCGGAAAGCCTGAAAGTAAAAAAGTAACCATACCTGAAGGCTTGAGCTACAGGCAGATTGTGAATACCTTTGTTAAAAAGGAACTTGCAACTGTAGACAAATTTGATTATGCAATGAAGTATCAAAAGTATGACTATGATTTCATAAAGGATATAAAAGACAGTAACAATCGTGAATTCAAGTTAGAAGGATATTTATTTCCCGATACATATGAATTTGCAATGAATGCCAGCGAGAAGACAATAATAAACGTAATGCTTGAAAACTTCAAAAACAAGATAACAAAAGAGCATTATAAGCGTGCCAAAGAAATAGGTATGTCAATGGACGAAGTTATTACTCTTGCTTCAATTATTGAAAGAGAGGCAAGTAATACTAAGGACAGAAGGCTGGTATCGGCAGTATTTCATAGACGTTTGAAAAGTAAGGATTTGAATAAATTGCAGTCCTGTGCTACCATACAGTATATTTTCCTGAACAAAGAAGGAAAAGTGCATGAGAAGCTTACCTATGAGGATACTAAAATTTCAAGTTCATACAATACGTACATTCATGCGGGTCTTCCACCGGGACCTATCTGTTCACCGGGTATAGATTCCATAAATGCGGCATTATACCCTGATGAAGATACTGACTACATGTTCTTTATAGCAGGGCCTGATGGTTCTACTAAGTTCTCCAAGACATATGCCGAACATTTAAAGGCCATGAAGCAATACGGATTGGCAAAGTAATTACAAAAAATTAATTAGGCTGGCTTAAATGCCAGAAATGTATAAAATAAAGATGGCAGCAGCCATCTTTATTTTTAACGTTGTAGGTGATTGGAGCTATAAAATGATTAATTACGAATACATTACTGAATATATAAGAGAGACAATTAAACCCAATATCGGTTTGCTAGCGGAGCTTGAAGAGTATGCTTCAATAAATCATGTGCCAATAATTCAGCCTGAGGTTGCAGCACTTATGAAGGTTATTGGAAGTATGAAGCAGCCTGCAAGAATTCTGGAAGTTGGGACAGCCATAGGATATTCCTCTATATTGTTTTCGGGATTTTTACAGCAAAAGGGTATAATAGATACCATAGAGCGAAATGAAGAAATGATTGAGTTGGCAAGAGCAAATATAAAGCGTGCCGGACTTCAGGGCACTATAAATGTTATTGCAGGAGATGCTTTGGAGGTTCTCACCTGTCTTGACAAAAGCTATGATATGATTTTTATTGATGCAGCAAAAGGACAGTACGGTGAGTTTTTTGAACACTGTAAGAGGATGCTTGCTCCAGGCGGAATTATTGTTTCAGACAATGTTCTATATAAGGGTATGACTGCAAGCGACGAGCTTGTGGTAAGAAGAAAGAGAACCATAGTAAACAGAATGAGAAGTTTCCTAAAGGAGCTTTGTCAGGATGAGGCTTTTGAAACAGCCATAATTCCTATTGGAGACGGAGTAGCACTTAGCTATAACAAACAGTAAACAATGTCGTGGGAGGATTTATGAATAAAGTTGAGCTTCTGGCTCCGGCCGGAAATCTTGAAAAACTTAAAATGGCAATTATGTACGGGGCAGATGCAGTATACATCGGAGGACAGAAGTTCGGGTTAAGGGCATCGGCTGACAATTTCTCACTTGAGGATATCAAGGAGGGACTTGAGTTTGCACATCAGAGAGAATGTAAGGTTTATGTGACTGTTAACATAATTCCTCATAATGAAGACCTTGAAGGATTGCCTGAATATATAAAGCAACTTGATGAACTGGGAATAGATGCTGTTATAGTATCTGATCCAGGCATTTTTGATATTGTACGTGAGAACGCCCCTGACATGGAAATTCATATAAGTACTCAGGCTAACAATACCAATTACTCCAGTGCTATGTTCTGGTACAGGCATGGGGCTAAAAGAATTGTTACTGCAAGAGAGCTTTCCCTTGAGGAAATAAGTGAAATCAGGGCTAAAACACCTGAAGACTTGGATTTAGAAGCATTTGTTCATGGTGCAATGTGCATTTCCTACTCGGGAAGATGCTTGCTCAGTAACTATATGGCAGGACGGGATTCCAACAGGGGAGCGTGTTCACACCCTTGCAGATGGAAGTACCATCTGGTGGAAGAAAAGCGTCCTGGAGAGTATTATCCGGTTTATGAGGATGAAAAGGGAACATATATATATAATTCAAAGGATTTATGCATGATTGAGCATATCCCTGAATTGGTTAAGGCAGGTATTTACAGCTTCAAGATTGAAGGCAGAATGAAAAGCTCTTTTTATGTATCTACAGTTGTAAGTGCTTACAGACAGGCTATTGATGCGTATTTGGCTGACCCAGACAATTACTGCTTTGATCCTGAATGGCTGAAGGAACTTTCAAAAGCCAGTCACAGGGAGTACACCAAAGGGTTTTATTTTAATAAGACCACAGGTGCCGACCAGATATACCATACCAGTTCTTATATAAGAGAATACGACTTTGTAGGAATGGTACTGGATTATGACAAAACAACGGGTATTGCGAAGATTGAGCAGAGAAACCGCATGATTGTGGGCGACGAAATAGAAGTGGTAAGCCCAAGAAAAGGCTATTTTACACAAACTATAAAAGAGATGAAAAATGAGGATGGAGAAAGCATCAGAACTGCACCACATGCACAGATGATTGTTTACATGCCAATTGATGAGGAAGTTGGGCCTTATACGATTTTGAGAAGAAAGTAGATATAATCTTTAAAATTAACAGTACTATATAAAAAAGAAGAATGCCATTTGGTATTCTTCTTTTTTATATAGTACATTATCTTATTTCAATCCACAAACATTTGACCTTTAAACAAAAAATAAATCAAATATTTGACTATATAAAGTATATCAACAGAAAAAAAATAAGTCAAAAGCTATTGACAAATACTAACAAAGACATTATATTCAAGATAATGTAATATATGCAATAAATTGTAAATATAGCTATTTTGATTTTGAGGTTGATAATACTATTATCTGATTTTATTTATAAAAGTTCAACATTTAGGTTAGCAAAAGAAAAGGAGAAATCATATGTTCATCGCTCATATA of the Ruminiclostridium papyrosolvens DSM 2782 genome contains:
- a CDS encoding helix-turn-helix domain-containing protein, coding for MNEKVKDIAVRIKGLRLLAGSTEEEVAEQLGVMLAQYKSYENAEDDIPVSLLYELAEIYKVNITEILTGTSPKLHDICHVKKGEGLKVERFDQYSFESLAYKYSNRKIEPMLVVLDPGNSPEMVSHKGQEFNYCLEGKMQVQIGKEKFDLEPGDSLYFNSSIPHKQIALDGKEARFLTIILL
- a CDS encoding AMP-binding protein, which codes for MSLETRYLNKTDFESYEDFRENFKLNVPANFNFAYDIIDEYAKQEPDRLALVWCDDNGNEKKFTFGELKYWSDKTANYLIANGLGKGDKVMFILRRRYEFYFFAFAAMKIGVTFIPSTNQLMKKDIVYRNNAAEVKAIIAYNDAAIIEHVENSMEDSPTVKKYIMVGGNKDKWQDYDKEIDECSHNWIRPAGEKDTLNKDYMIIYFTSGTTSMPKMAIHDFTYPLGHIVTAKYWHRVVDNGLHLTVADSGWAKFAWGKLFGQWICGAVQFLYDMDRFDPCKLLEKIEKYQIKTFCAPPTIYRFMLQHDITKYDLSSLTHCSTAGEPLNPEIFNRFKKLTGHEILNGFGQTETTVIVANYEWLPVDPGAMGMPNPAYNIDVVDEDGNSCPVGVEGELVIRDVDTNKPAGLFCGYYKDSESTGRVWYNNTYHTGDVVYKDEHGYLWFVGRNDDVIKASGYRISPFEVESAVIEHPSVVECAVTGAPDSIRGTVVKATIVLAKGYQPSDELKKEIQNYVKKVTAPYKYPRIIEFVDELPKTISGKIKRAQLRQDDHKKFESS
- a CDS encoding endonuclease MutS2 gives rise to the protein MNDKTQRVLEFYKIIDKLKGLTASELGRELVLELTPQTDFMTVEKMLSETNDGVSCVLKRGSPPLGGITDIRLTLKRLDMGGVLNPGELLRLAGVLRAARRLKGYINDRLDDNKTNVVHELISCLESNQRLEQKIDSCILSEDEIADSASPALSSIRRQIKEQQASIKDRLNSIIRSTKYQKFIQESVVTMRGDRYVIPVKQEHKGDIPGLVHDSSASGATLFIEPMAVVEANNSIKQLRVKEQTEIDRILAELSQDASLILPQLNANMSIMARLDFIFAKAKLAVDYKCICPVINDTGKIIIKKGRHPLLDPQKVIPIDFWIGDKFSSLIVTGPNTGGKTVSLKTVGLFTLMVQSGLLIPANEGTEMSVFEKIYADIGDEQSIEQSLSTFSSHMKNIVDILDGVNNKSLILLDELGAGTDPTEGAALAMSILESLHRMGATTLATTHYSELKVYAISTAGVENASCEFDVETLRPTYRLLIGVPGKSNAFAISKRLGLTDDIIERSKEFLSQEDIRFEDILLSIEKNRSEAEKEKMRAESYRQEAERLKKDLEDQKRRLATQKESELRKAREEARRILTDSKHQADELVSEMKRLAKEQEEAEVRRQTEELRQRLNKSINKLDDSLVESIMPRQGLVKPPKNLKPGDTVLIVNLNQKGTILAIPDKNGEAQVQAGIMKINVHISNLKLVDEQKQQIQRTGMGKIGVSKAQNMSTDIDLRGMMLSEAVDVVDKYLDDASIAGMGEVTLIHGKGTGALRAGLHQHLKHNPHIKSFRIGKLGEGENGVTVVELK
- the typA gene encoding translational GTPase TypA, with the protein product MDIRQDIKNIAIIAHVDHGKTTLVDAMLRQSGIFRENEAVAERVMDSNDLEKERGITILAKNTAVNYNGTKINIVDTPGHADFGGEVERVLKMVDGVLLLVDAFEGAMPQTRFVLKKALQLNLKPIVVVNKIDRPEARPEEVVDEVLELFIELGADDDQLEFPVIYASSREGFAVCDLGGERRDLKPLFDVIIDKVPSPQGELDGTLQLLVSNIDYDEYVGRIAIGRVERGSVKLGQPAIICKKEGNQLNARITKLYCYEGLKRIETAEAKLGDIVAVSGVGDVTIGDTICEMGAPDPLPFVAIDEPTLSMTFSVNNSPFAGREGTFVTSRHLRDRLFKELETNVSLKVEETDSADAFVVSGRGELHLSILVETMRRQGYEFQVSKPSVINKEIDGVLMEPIEYLMIDVPEEFMGTVMEKLGQRKSDMVNMTSANQGYMRLEFKIPARGLIGYRSELLTDTKGNGIMNHVFHGYEPYRGEIPTRSRGSLIAWEDGEAVTYGLYNAQERGTLFITPGTKVYEGMIVGENARYDDLVVNVCKKKHVTNMRASGSDDSLRLTPPTNLSLEQALEFIAEDELVEMTPKSIRLRKKVLDTESRAKMRSKM
- the mltG gene encoding endolytic transglycosylase MltG, whose amino-acid sequence is MDRRLKVSLTGILTVIVGVLLSIPNIMNYFGTLLKGFDAKFGLLNALLTAVGLTLVVFGLFIISAGLRKMSFWLTIFIVFVFIFTVGAVITFRSTVSTDTSETVTKEVKIKADSKGAKMVDIPMGSDTKTIAGILSKDGIISKPQIFTLVSKINGFDGKYQAGTHILKPGLEFNTIMTILTGKPESKKVTIPEGLSYRQIVNTFVKKELATVDKFDYAMKYQKYDYDFIKDIKDSNNREFKLEGYLFPDTYEFAMNASEKTIINVMLENFKNKITKEHYKRAKEIGMSMDEVITLASIIEREASNTKDRRLVSAVFHRRLKSKDLNKLQSCATIQYIFLNKEGKVHEKLTYEDTKISSSYNTYIHAGLPPGPICSPGIDSINAALYPDEDTDYMFFIAGPDGSTKFSKTYAEHLKAMKQYGLAK
- a CDS encoding O-methyltransferase, which produces MPEMYKIKMAAAIFIFNVVGDWSYKMINYEYITEYIRETIKPNIGLLAELEEYASINHVPIIQPEVAALMKVIGSMKQPARILEVGTAIGYSSILFSGFLQQKGIIDTIERNEEMIELARANIKRAGLQGTINVIAGDALEVLTCLDKSYDMIFIDAAKGQYGEFFEHCKRMLAPGGIIVSDNVLYKGMTASDELVVRRKRTIVNRMRSFLKELCQDEAFETAIIPIGDGVALSYNKQ
- a CDS encoding peptidase U32 family protein — protein: MNKVELLAPAGNLEKLKMAIMYGADAVYIGGQKFGLRASADNFSLEDIKEGLEFAHQRECKVYVTVNIIPHNEDLEGLPEYIKQLDELGIDAVIVSDPGIFDIVRENAPDMEIHISTQANNTNYSSAMFWYRHGAKRIVTARELSLEEISEIRAKTPEDLDLEAFVHGAMCISYSGRCLLSNYMAGRDSNRGACSHPCRWKYHLVEEKRPGEYYPVYEDEKGTYIYNSKDLCMIEHIPELVKAGIYSFKIEGRMKSSFYVSTVVSAYRQAIDAYLADPDNYCFDPEWLKELSKASHREYTKGFYFNKTTGADQIYHTSSYIREYDFVGMVLDYDKTTGIAKIEQRNRMIVGDEIEVVSPRKGYFTQTIKEMKNEDGESIRTAPHAQMIVYMPIDEEVGPYTILRRK